A single window of Microbispora hainanensis DNA harbors:
- a CDS encoding PhzA/PhzB family protein — MSETTRFPGSDEEIELRKINRATVEKYMNTRGEDRLRRHLLFTEDGVGGLWTNDTGQPIAIRGRDRLGEHAVWSLKCFPDWVWTNIQIFETHDPNFFWVECDGEGAIRFPGYPEGHYRNHFLHSFQLENGKIKLQREFMNPFEQLRALGIPVPEIRREGIPT; from the coding sequence GTGTCAGAGACGACTCGCTTTCCGGGAAGCGACGAAGAGATCGAACTCCGGAAGATCAACCGAGCGACGGTCGAGAAGTACATGAACACCAGAGGCGAGGACCGGCTGCGGCGGCACCTGCTGTTCACCGAGGACGGCGTCGGCGGCCTGTGGACCAACGACACCGGGCAGCCGATCGCGATCCGCGGCCGCGACCGCCTCGGCGAGCACGCCGTCTGGTCGCTGAAGTGCTTCCCCGACTGGGTCTGGACCAACATCCAGATCTTCGAGACGCACGACCCGAACTTCTTCTGGGTCGAGTGCGACGGCGAAGGCGCCATCCGCTTCCCCGGCTACCCCGAAGGCCACTACAGGAACCACTTCCTGCACTCCTTCCAACTGGAGAACGGGAAGATCAAGCTGCAGCGCGAATTCATGAACCCGTTCGAGCAGCTGCGCGCGCTGGGCATCCCCGTACCCGAGATCAGGCGTGAGGGAATCCCCACCTGA